A portion of the Bacillus thuringiensis genome contains these proteins:
- the casR gene encoding two-component system response regulator CasR, producing MKIKLLLVEDHHIVRRGLVFFLKTREEFEIIGEAENGEEALHFVQKERPDVVLMDVSMPKMDGIEATKRLKQYDETIKVLILSSFSEQDYVIPALEAGADGYQLKEVQPEQLVASIIAVHQGNANFHPKVTPALMGRSAVKKEIENPFSMLTKREQEVLREIAKGRSNKEIAAELHITEQTVKTHVSNVLAKLEVDDRTQAALYAVKHGENYS from the coding sequence TTGAAGATTAAATTGCTACTAGTTGAGGATCATCATATTGTTCGAAGAGGACTTGTATTCTTTTTGAAAACGAGAGAAGAATTTGAAATTATTGGGGAAGCGGAAAATGGCGAAGAGGCATTACATTTCGTGCAAAAAGAAAGACCGGATGTCGTACTAATGGATGTATCGATGCCGAAAATGGATGGAATTGAGGCAACAAAACGTCTAAAGCAATACGATGAGACGATAAAGGTACTTATATTAAGTAGTTTTTCAGAGCAAGATTATGTTATACCAGCACTTGAAGCTGGAGCAGATGGTTATCAATTAAAAGAAGTACAACCTGAGCAACTTGTGGCTTCAATTATTGCAGTACATCAAGGAAATGCGAATTTTCACCCGAAAGTAACACCTGCATTAATGGGGCGTTCTGCAGTAAAGAAGGAAATAGAAAATCCTTTTTCGATGTTAACGAAAAGAGAGCAAGAGGTACTTCGCGAAATTGCGAAAGGAAGAAGCAATAAGGAGATTGCAGCAGAACTTCATATTACAGAACAAACTGTGAAAACACACGTTTCAAACGTTTTAGCTAAATTGGAAGTGGATGATCGTACGCAAGCCGCATTATACGCAGTGAAACATGGGGAGAATTATTCATAA